Genomic DNA from Solanum pennellii chromosome 3, SPENNV200:
aagaAGAGTACAGGAAAACAGAAAAGTTCCTTGGTGCACACGAGCTACACATTGTGCTTAAACATAACTGATACAGGCATGTTACTTTCTCTTTCTTGAGATGGTCCGTACATATTTAATTATGGCTCAAGACAACTACACATATACACCGAGAAGAAAATCAATGCGGAAAAACATAAGACCTTGGCATGAACGGAGTGCTCTTCTAATTTGCATACTTACAATTTCTTACGCTTTACCAAATTTGGGGCAACTTTGCCGATATACTCTTCGCGACTCTCAATTGACAATGCTCTGATGCGCTCCACAAGTTTGTGGCAGTCTAGTTGGCACTTAGTGCAAATGCCACGCTCAATTTTGAAAAGCGCCTATAAGTACCACGGTTCAACAACTAAAGGATTTCTTGCATGAGCAAAACTCATTTAGGTAAAAATATAAGTGAAAACATACATTACGGATTGATCTATTATTAGTTCTAAGGTGATACTCCTCACAGCAGTTCAAGCTACAGAAGAGATCTTCAAAGTAGTCTGGAGTTTTAGCATTGGCATTCCTGTAAACAAAGTCAACAAAGCATTGTGACCCAAACATTATCCTCATTTTTACCCAAAATAATCATTTGAACTCACCTGCAAGGAGTTTGACAGAGCTTGCAGAGTGGTTCGTCCTTGTCGGACCACCCCTGTGTGTACATTTTCTCTTGTTTCCTTTTCCCGTTACAAAGATGGATCTTCCTCCAGACAGCATTGGGGGGTAAGGGATAGCTAAGTTCATCCAACGGTGTAGTTCTCCTCTTACTTCTGCCTTTCAGCAGTCCCTGAAAGAAAAACACCAATACATTCTAAAGAGTTAAAACAACCTTCCAGTTCTGATGAGTCAAAAACAGATATAACCAGAGGTAAGTCACTAATGAAAGGCTAATGATTTGGGAACAAACTCAAAGACAAAAGAAAAGCAAATAACATACCCCATTATCGTGATTAAGGTTTTCATTTAAATAGGATAACTCAACACATAACGGAAGTTGCAAGGGCTTTCCAATCAGTTTCCTTCGTTCGACTGCACTCAACTTGCTCCATTGTTTGAGGAATTCCGCTAGAGCATACTGACAACTCATATCCTCattgatattattataagcTGTTTTCTCAACTTCCTTGGGAGGGGGCAGTTGTAGAGAAACTTCCTCTGGCCGGAAATTCTTAAAAAGTGGTTTTGGCCTGGAATCAATTCCAGGAATACAAGAGTACAGGTGAATCCTTCCTGTATATTGGCTGACCTGAAACCATAGAAGTCCAAGCACTCAACCAAATCAAAACTAACTCAACATCAACAAAGAAAACTGCAGATGTACATCCCCACCCNNNNNNNNNNNNNNNNNNNNNNNNNNNNNNNNNNNNNNNNNNNNNNNNNNNNNNNNNNNNNNNNNNNNNNNNNNNNNNNNNNNNNNNNNNNNNNNNNNNNNNNNNNNNNNNNNNNNNNNNNNNNNNNNNNNNNNNNNNNNNNNNNNNNNNNNNNNNNNNNNNNNNNNNNNNNNNNNNNNNNNNNNNNNNNNNNNNNNNNNNNNNNNNNNNNNNNNNNNNNNNNNNNNNNNNNNNNNNNNNNNNNNNNNNNNNNNNNNNNNNNNNNNNNNNNNNNNNNNNNNNNNNNNNNNNNNNNNNNNNNNNNNNNNNNNNNNNNNNNNNNNNNNNNNNNNNNNNNNNNNNNNNNNNNNNNNNNNNNNNNNNNNNNNNNNNNNNNNNNNNNNNNNNNNNNNNNNNNNNNNNNNNNNNNNNNNNNNNNNNNNNNNNNNNNNNNNNNNNNNNNNNNGATGGACaaccccacccacccaccctCTCCGTTAGGGGGGAGGCTATTGGTCAAGAAACCACTAGTCTGAAGTGTCATGACTTTGAATCCTGGTTGAGTTGGCATTCAatacttctttcttttctatGTGGAGAAAGCTAAATAATGATTACCATTTGATGGGAAGTTGACCTTACACAATCTGTAATCTGTATAATTAATTGGATAGCTAGGTCTTCTTCTAAAGTAACATCCTCAAGACGCCTCAAGACGCAAACAAAACTTAGGTATCCAAAATATAACCCTTCGTCTATGCCAACACCAATTTGTTATACTTTTGATACCATTTTTAAGAGCAGGAATGATCTCAAAAAAATGCGAAGGAACAAACAAAGTTTAGGGAGTCCAAGATTATAACCACATGTTAAACAAGGGCAGTGCATGAGTTCCATTAATATCAAGCAGCAAGCACTTTATGACAAAGAGAATGAGCTTTATGCTGATATGTACATTCATCAACTAGGAACATTCTAGCTAACAGCCAAACACTCATCCCTGCACTCCTTCCCAACATTTCAGCTGGATTGGAGGGGAAAACAGGTGACAAGGAGATAGGCATAGccaattaaaacaaaatccatATAATTTTACCTCAAAACGGAGCGATTCTACTTGGATAGGACTGTTTGTTACAAGTATTTCTCCATTTACTTCTACTGCAGAGGATGCAGCTTTTCCCTACATTCTCAAATCACGAGTAGCATAGTAAGTGTGAGTCCATACAGCCCTCCAAAATACAAGAAAGAGGGTAGGGTTGTAGGCACAGAAATAAAGCTTAGAAGTATGATTAATTTTTCAACGGAAAAGGGTTGCAAAATGCCCTTGAACTAAGTGAAATTGAACAAAACTAACTTCCGTTAATAATTTGGTCTAAAAATCTACGATAGGGGcatttttgttcaatttcaCATAGTTCAAGTTTCAAGGgcattttgacccttttccgatTTTTCAATGATATAAGAACAGAAATCTAGGTAATACCTTGTCTTGTAAGTCCTGTTCTTTAGCTTCATGAACATCTGTACAATGTGAAGAACTAAAGTCATCATCCGAAACTTTAGCTCTGCAACAAGATTCTTCATGCCCTATGGTGGAAGTAGTGGGCttcccataatcaagacaaGCAAAAGAAGGCCAGATCAAGCAAAATCAGAAACAAGAAGCATGTCGAATAAACCAAAAAACTAGATTGGtcacataaaaatgtaattgaAGCTCCGACAGAGCATGCAATTTTTGGATTGATTCTCTAATATCACTTAAAATCATAAGCTAAACCTAAGTggagtaaattttaaaaatcttttccAACCAAATAAAAAAGAGCTGGTGAAATCATGGGCTAAAAAATGAAGCGAGTGTGAAGGAAGATGTTCTAGGGCATTGGGGGCTTTAAATGTAGTATAGACATAATGTGGCACCTGCCCGATGCAATACCTACCATATTGTGGAGGTCTGATTTCGGTGAGATTGAGCTAGTTCCGTCCTGTTTATCATCAATCCTGTAGGTATCACAATGAGCTTCAAAAGGATCTAAATCTAGATGAACACCTTGAACTTCAGCTACAGTTGTTTTTTCTCCTACAACTTCACCATTTCCAGCATTCTCAGTTGTTAAATGCTCACTCATCTTTTCGCTGACATCCAATTCCTCAAGATGAGAAATATCATTAACCTATTTGCCAGACCAAGCTTACCGtcaacaaaaaatcatatattcataccAAACGACAAAAGTCAAGGACAAAGTTATGCTAATAAAGTCAAACAGGAGGTAACAGACCTTACTGTCGGTTTTTAAGAGAAATACAGCAAACAATAATGTCAAGAGTTACACAAGATAGTTGTCAGTTGCATATACCATTTAAGGCTAAAATAAGGGTACCAAAGAACACATCATTAAGGGCAACCTTAAAGGGGACTAGACTATGACCAAATACCTATAGAGGATATGTAATCTCCACGGATTAATAAATCTACAATGCAAGTTAAACCCGACCGCACGATTATCAACATAAACCTTACTCAGGAACCAGAAATAGTAAAGAAGAACCACCACGCTAACATTCAGGAATCGGatgacattttaatttaattggtttATAAAAGTCTGTCTAGACAGCCTAACTGCACAACCCAATGGGGAGCACACGCACAATAGATTCAGAAATTCACCACTCACTACCAAAATTGGAAGATTTGATTAGCTTCTATTTTTCAAACCATTTTAACTTATTGTTTGATCAAAGTTTGTATTATTGTTCCACTACAACAACTTTAACTTTCAATCGCAAATTACCTAGTTTACCAGAATGTGATTTGATCTTTAATCTATCTAAGAAGCACAAACGATAGAAAATTCATATGATATTCTTAAGGAGACCTGAGTCTTCATGATAGTTTTTCCTTAGTGAGAtgttatatcaaagtaaattaTCATCATAGGACTTCAATTTTACTTCAGACTTCTAATGTAATAAACAGCAAAAACATTAGTCAAGTTATGTCATATTCGAAATGAGTAGAATCAATATTATCTTCTACTAAAATTGTAGGCCTTTTAATTGAAGCAAAGAAATCGCATGGATTTAGCATTCGCAAGGCTCAacttaaatagaaaaatttataattgcAAAGAACCATGCAATGTGCAAAAATGAATGAGTACTCCAATAATACCTCTATTGCCTGTAAAGCATCATACTTCCCATCCATTGTAGATGAAACTTGACGCAAACTTGTATTAAGTTTTTGCCATCGAAGCTCATCTGAAGTATCCTGGAAAGAAGGTATTAAGTAAAATTAGCAAAAAATAATTTCCCAAGTGAACCTCTTACATTAATgcgtaatatatattaaatacaaAGTCACCTTTGCaatgaaaatatatacatttactCCCTTGGTTTGCCCTTGTCTATGAGCTCTGCATTCGGCCTACAAATGTTTAGACTGCATATAAGCATCAAACAATCAGACAAGAACTAATTCTTTTAACATTTAGAAGATGTTGCAGAAATTTGGACAGGCCAGTGAATGGGACACTGAATGAGTGAATGTTGACATTGATAATGGAGAATAGTTGGTACCCAAAGCATATAACCACCAGCAAGGAAAATTGAAACCAAGCAAGAAGCCTATGTTAGGAACACTCACTAATGACAAAAGTGTAATATTAGTACACTTCAGCTTCCAATCTACGCTGAAAATTTTAAGGGCTACCTTTCCAAGGATTACCATGTTAACCTCGGCAATATAAAAGCTTATGATCTGGCTTCATTAATGTGCAGGAGCACTGTGTATTCATGCTTGAGAACAGCCTATGTTAGTCAGAACCGCTTAGTGAAATTCAAGTTTTATCAGTAGTATTCTATTGCCATTGGTGCTGGCACCTCACACATATTTGtacaattttattaaaaatcatcTCCCAGTTAGACAAGTGTGCAGCACAAAGTAAAGTAAGAGATTCAATggatgttacaaaatcatagaTCAGTTCATTCACAGTGACACCATTGAATAGAGCGAGAGCAAAcaaaaaaagagtaagaagtagattagacttttttttttgtgataatgGTAACTAGAAGTAGATTAGACTTCTAAGTTAATCATTTTCTTCACTGATACAACACGTTGATCAGGGTTTAACGAATTCACCTGTTGCATGTGAGCTGGTTTCGTTGGCAACTCCAAGAACACGACATGTTGTGCTGATGTTAAGTTAAGTCCAGATCCCCCTGAGAGTATTCCAACAAGCGCAATCTTAACCTGGTTATCAAAATCAGAACAAGTCAGCAAAATTGTCTTCCTTTCAACTGCATAAGGACATCCAAATTAATGGAAGAACCAGAGAACCATCAACacaaaaatagaaaaggaagaaaatgatcTATATCCAATGAAATCTATTTCATTCATGAAATTGTAAAAGCTGCTTAAGTCTAAAATTAGTGTTACATGTGCAGGCAAAGGAATTTGTTTGGACTGCCTCGTGACAAGTACTTATGTATGCCAAATTATCTGGAGAAGGATTTATGAACCTCATTTGCTGATTGGAATGATTGAATAGCCAACTGTCTATCACCATGCAATGCATTTGCATCAATGCGAATATAATCAATAGCTTTCTGACAAAGAAACTCCTACACAAGAGACGACAATGATGGGAACGAGTCAAACCAAGAGATGTTTAATGACTTTGTTAATACAGCAAAAAGAAGTGTGCAATTTTTCCATGAATGTGGTGACTATTTTAACATGTATTACAAGGGATTCACCTGTACACCATCAAGAACTATATGGTGATGAGcaaatattatcattttatgaCAACTGTGGCTTGCTTCCATCATTTCTTCACCACCCAATTCAGTAATGATTGGATGTATAGAGAGCCACTCATAGAATCCTGGCAACTTTGCAATGCCAAGCGCTTCGTCATAGAGCTCTCTTAAAGATATAGAACAGCTAGTATCATCTGACAAGACAAAAAGAGGAGCAAGTATGttaaaaacatttcaacaaATACAAACCTCAAGGAAATTCCTCTGTAaggtaaataattttattgatattgGGGAAATCACCGTACATAAGCAATATACTAAAAAGTAGAAAGCCAACATTAAACATGGTTCATTGCAAAAGTCATGCAATCATCTATACGAACCAGGAACTCAAAGGTGCATCAATAGCAAATCCGAAACAAAAGACTATTCCTCAGATgcaaatattattattcttcAGACTACCTACATAAAGAGCTAGGGGTaaaacattacatgctgaagtGTCCTTTAACCATGTAGTACTAATCCATGAATCACACTCAAAAGCTTGTCAAAATAGCCTGACCTTTTCATTCCTTTGCCTGTTGCAAATAGTGCTGCAATTCCTTGAGAAATTAAGGTCTTGATAATTACTTTACGGTCAAAAGGTATAGGTACAGAGTGTGATGTCTCATCTTGACATTCTTCCAGGTGTATTTCCTCCACTTTGAAAATCCACATCAGTATCAATTAGTTTAGCACTACCATAATTTGCCCTTAAATTCACAAAAAGAACCTAATTATgttacttttcattttcttatttgtttattgTTCTTTTTGGATATGATTCAAAAGTGACCTATGCATGTAATTCTTGTACCATTGGTGCTTTACAAATAAAACTTGACCTTATCGGAAAAGTGGCCTATGTATCCACATTTTAGCTTTGGTGACAAATTGTGTTTCATTCTTTAGTCTTCCCCATTTTAAAGAAACAAACAGATCCATGAAAAGTAGAGCTACCAGCAGTTTTAGTCCCTGAATTATTGgtagaattttaatttattccttGTGATATTTGACTTAACACATTAAATcttcaattatttaaaatgtgcaTTTTCAATCCATTTGCTTGTGAGTAGTGAATATCCACaaatttctagaattattaACCATCCAACTATTTGATTACCCACTGTCATGACAGTCCAACTATAATATATTCCTAATATCACAAGGACCACCAAAATCAGAATTTACCAGTAATTGAGGGACCAAAGACAATATTATCCTTAAAAAGTAATATTGACTATCGCTATTTTCTACAAAACATAACAACTGGGAAAATGGATGAAAGCAAACAAGGAATAGCACCAAACAACAGAATCTAGTCCGAAAAATCTATGGACATTTTAAAACATACCATCAACTCTTTCAGGACTTTCCCCTTGCACATCTTCAGCAacaaacttcaaattttcaaaagcttTTTCTACATCTTTAGCACACAACTCATCACTGGTTACACCTTCAGCCTCTTTAGCACCACTGTTCCCAGATGTTCTGCCTTTCAACAAGTCAATGGTAGCCACCGCCTGAGAAATATCTgatttttttaaagtcaaactaATAATTTGGCGTCGCAAGGGGGGTAATTGCAACAGCACATGCTCCTTCAAACGGCGTATCTGGATAATATAGCAAAAGGAAAATAAGAGCTAAATCTTCAACATCTGGAGGGAAAAAAGTAGAGcatgaaacaaaagaaataacagTGCAGCATTTATAATTCTAATAATGCAGTTTATCTAACTAGATGCTCATTATCTCAGCGGAAAACACTCTGTAATAAGATAGCAAGAGCTTCAGTACATGATTCCATGCTACTCCACTCCATGAAAAAATAACGACCTGGCTCACTATCTCGAGAGTCAAAACGCAATTCCTCAACTGCAACCTTCTCAATTACTACTTATTTAAAGTCTAATATATATGTCAGAAAGTACATCATGTATAGTATGTTACAGAAAATAAACTATATGTGTAAGTTGAgacaaaaaattaatcaataggTTACTTGTTGGAGGGAGGGGACATATATTGAGAATTTTagcaacaacatacccagtgtaatcccaaAACTGGGACCTAGGGAGGGTATAGTGTATGTAGACCTAACCCCTAGTCCCCTACCTCGTAGAGATAGAGAAAGGCTATATACAATAGGCCCTCAGCTTAAATAAAGCCTTTCCAAACAGTTTTAAAAAGGGGATACAGATATGGGAATTACGAGAATTTTAAGGTACAATTAAATTTGGTAATTGTATTGGTTGTCTTAGCAAAAGCTGATCCTGATTTATTGGAAAATCTGATTACAAAATATGGGCTTTATCAATTAAAAGTGCAATTGAGCGGATTTGGTTTCAGAATGAAGATATATAAGCTTATCTGGCTCATCATTAAATATCGAACTCCAATGTACAAGCAATCTTCTGTCTGTCGAAATGAAATAGTGGATAGTAAACCAACCAACAGCAACATGACATCAGTGATTTGACACCATGGTACTTACTGAAGTAGCTGAGAGTTGGATAATGAGGACAAAAAACGTACATCATGAAATATACTATGAGTTGAAGCCACAAGGAGCTACAAGGTCATACCATAACAGTTTGCTTCAGTAACACATTTAACTCTTCCAAGCGAACCCCCTTTGAGAAATCCTGCGAGAACCAAACCATGAACATTTTCCAGCAGGATGGCCTCTCATTCAATATGTGAAGGAACAAGAATCACCTGAAAAACCTTCCCTTGGCAGCCATGAACAAGTCTAACGTTGCAGTAAGTCTTTGCAAAGTCATATTTAGTCTTTCCAAGTAAACCGGGCCTAGATAAAAGAAGCATGAGAAGAGAATTAATggctattaaaaaataaaatactaatgaCCATTTAAGATCAACAGAGTAAAAGGTACTCcaagaaaatggagaaaaaaggAACTCACCATACGATGTTTATCTGATGAAAGATGTCATAAGGTCTGCGAGCATTTAGGAAATCAAGAAACAAGTATCAGAATGCAATTGatacatgaaaaaattgacATAACAGAAAAACTAAATGTACACTAGCAAGTTGAGACTGCCTTTAAAGGATAACTGAACTTCAAAAACCATGCATCAGAAGAAGTATCAATACATGCTACAACCTTGACAAAGATGGAGTCCCGGATAATAGAATTAAATGCTTGGCCTTCGCCGCAACATCAAGAACAGTTGTTATCTGTCAAACAACAAAAGAGAGCTTATGCTTGTccagtaaaataataatatgtattttttatgacAGAAATCACAAGGACTAGTGGAACGCGTTCAAGACTCAGTGAATAACAGGTCTGCCCCTCTACCCTTCTCTACTGTAAATCCACACATCACGTGGTGCGGTCTCACCACTAGACCAAAGTCCTGGAGGCTATTGCATATGTACAGTAACTAATCATAAAAATGAGGCTCTCCTTTGGACATGCACTGTATTTCAAAGATTTGAATTAATGTTTGGTACTCAGTTTGATCCATTATTTCACTTTCAACTTTAAATGGGGACTTAGCAGTTTGAGGAACCAGTTTGAGGAATTTTTCAGGTGAAATAACCGTTTTCACTCACTAAACTTGAACTATTTTTCCTAGTGAAATTAATGTTCAAGCACTATTGAGAGAAAcacttttttcaatttcaatccAAAGTTTCAATGTCATGAATCATACCTCATAAAATCAAGGAACAGTTATTGAAGAGAAAGCACACGCCTTCTTTAATCAAGATTTTCCTTTCTCTCAAAAGTTCGCTTTACCTATATTCTTCTCTAACCTCCATGAACTATTATTTTTTGGCAAATGTATTATCTGACAGAGAACCAAGATGACAAGTCACAGACTTCCACCCATACTTGACATGGACACTCTATCTACTTAGTATTTAGTCGGAAGGTTCCTAATGCCACTAATCAAATGTTTAACATTTTTCACCTCAACCATCACTTGGTATTATCCCAATCAGTAAACAGTTaaacaaaagttaaaaattaatattgaagTAAACACTTTGACTAGTTACTTAGAAAACAACTTGACCTTAGTCATCTAAAGATTCTCTAATTTTTTCTCAGAAAGAGCTTTGTACCTCTTCATTTTCACTTGCTTTCTTTGTGCAATGCAAATTATGTGATTCATCTACAACCAAGGTGGCCCATTCTTGTTCCAGCATGCTCTTCCTCAAACGACGAAGCATAGTAAATGATGTCACCACAACTCTTGGACATTTAGGTAAACGTGCAGGGTTATCTTGGTGACCAAAAACtagatgaaaaaatgaaaacataaaagtgaATGACAGACCTAAAgcagaaaacaagaaaaagtcTATAAGGACTGCCAAGTTAGTCATGCTAGCTCTAGATTAATGAAATTCATACATTTCGATAAATTCTAAACCAAGGAAACCAACAgtatatttgttgttttgtttataTCGAACTCAAATATACTTAATAGCATGCAGCTGTTTTCCATTAGACTTGATATAAAGGACCCCATAGAAACAAGGGGGAGAAATTGATTATACAAGGACGACAAAGAAAAAGTTTTTTCAATCCAAttatattaatgataaaaagatTATCTTCTACGATTTCTTTAGGGTGAGATCAACAAgtgatttatttgttttacaCAGGAAGAGGTCTGTCACTTCATACCTTGCAGTAAATTTTGCCATAATTAGTTATTCATGCATAATACAGAGTCTGATCAAGGGTTCAGTGTTTCAGTAATAGTCCCAAGAAGTTTACCCTTCATTAAAAGTTTAAAACCATTCAAAGACGAAAGTTCTTCAAAGAAGGATGAGATCAGAACTCATATTCTCCTCATGAAAGTAAAAAGTAGGTTAACTAATTGGATAACACAATCAGTTTAATTTTTGCCTAACTGAACTTGACTTAGAAGGAAAAATACAAGATAAATGAGAAATAAATGTTAATCACACAAATGCAGTCGTAGTTAATGAACCCTAAAAATGATATGCTGAAACACCAATGTTGACAGTACCTATTTCAGGATCATTAAATCAACATATACATGACAACAGCTTTATGATAAAAAGACCATATAACTATGACTTCACTATGCTTCATCTCTAGGCATCActattcaaaaagaaaaagagggagATAAAGGAAAGCAATGTTATTGGCGGTGGACAATCTTGAAAACAGTACCCAGATGAATATCAGAAGGTAAACAAGGAAGCCAGCGCTCCAGTTCTTCAGCCCATGGATATCTCAAAATAGCTGGGCAAACAATGAGCATAGGACCTTCATCCATGAAAGAACTTGCAATGGTGATGGCCTGAATACAAAATTTTAGTTAATATTAGAGAAAAATTATTTGCATAAAATGTAAGCTCTAAAAAAAGGTATAGAATTTAGgataatatttgattttcagaaaaaaaacattttgagGCAAAAACTCGCATGGAGACACGCGCACACATTAAGacacatataaaaaaagaaaaagaattatagAATCAACACCAATATAGACGATTGAGTTCATTGACCTCCACAAAACACCTGACTACTGTTGCACCCCAACCCCAGTCTTTGGTGCCAAGAGCTCCAAGGAAGAATTTACCGCATACCAGAAGTCTTCATCTTTAGTATCAGCCTAAAGCCATACTTAAGCGTTCCTATAAACTTCCAATTTAAGAGCATAAAACTTttttccttcatctttgtgATATTCAGTTTAGTGCAACTTCTACCAAATATTCCAGTCAAATCAAGCCAACTCAAGTATCAGAACTTGAACAAACTATCTTAACAATGTAGTTTCTCATCAAGTACTTGAATGGAGAAAAATCTAGCCTACAATGAGTTAAATACAGTGAAGTGCACTTACCGACAAAGATTGGCCATCTTTCTAAACAGCTATTTACCTCAAACATACATCAACAGGAAGAAGATCCATATAAACTATTCACAGCGTTCTAAACAAGCGCATGATAGACTACATGGGCGCAAGATGTAGGGTGAAGCCAAGCTAAAATAGCAGGATTCTCAATCTGCTACTACTAAAATATTCAGCTATCTGTTCCA
This window encodes:
- the LOC107015331 gene encoding DNA annealing helicase and endonuclease ZRANB3; its protein translation is MKNGEEEEEITEEQRNRAEANRLAALAKRKDRISEPNNNSWKLFKCRKLSGNVYFHKPQTPAPVVNPPPKPCTPSPPPQRFKARLEICSPDSFCVTPVPLQGFIYPGEKNCLEKLRDCLSCVSVLHCTQTTSGGKACVYQLRDYEAVLRSLKSSKSIECEEIPWGTFNVVERLSNSLAAGRWIPCRPEHLPDEKVDELISKLPKRLLDTLHPFQLEGVRFGLRRGGRCLIADEMGLGKTLQAITIASSFMDEGPMLIVCPAILRYPWAEELERWLPCLPSDIHLVFGHQDNPARLPKCPRVVVTSFTMLRRLRKSMLEQEWATLVVDESHNLHCTKKASENEEITTVLDVAAKAKHLILLSGTPSLSRPYDIFHQINIVWPGLLGKTKYDFAKTYCNVRLVHGCQGKVFQDFSKGVRLEELNVLLKQTVMIRRLKEHVLLQLPPLRRQIISLTLKKSDISQAVATIDLLKGRTSGNSGAKEAEGVTSDELCAKDVEKAFENLKFVAEDVQGESPERVDDDTSCSISLRELYDEALGIAKLPGFYEWLSIHPIITELGGEEMMEASHSCHKMIIFAHHHIVLDGVQEFLCQKAIDYIRIDANALHGDRQLAIQSFQSANEVKIALVGILSGGSGLNLTSAQHVVFLELPTKPAHMQQAECRAHRQGQTKGVNVYIFIAKDTSDELRWQKLNTSLRQVSSTMDGKYDALQAIEVNDISHLEELDVSEKMSEHLTTENAGNGEVVGEKTTVAEVQGVHLDLDPFEAHCDTYRIDDKQDGTSSISPKSDLHNMPTTSTIGHEESCCRAKVSDDDFSSSHCTDVHEAKEQDLQDKGKAASSAVEVNGEILVTNSPIQVESLRFEVSQYTGRIHLYSCIPGIDSRPKPLFKNFRPEEVSLQLPPPKEVEKTAYNNINEDMSCQYALAEFLKQWSKLSAVERRKLIGKPLQLPLCVELSYLNENLNHDNGGLLKGRSKRRTTPLDELSYPLPPNAVWRKIHLCNGKRKQEKMYTQGWSDKDEPLCKLCQTPCRNANAKTPDYFEDLFCSLNCCEEYHLRTNNRSIRNALFKIERGICTKCQLDCHKLVERIRALSIESREEYIGKVAPNLVKRKKLFQKLVQDPIDGNAWHADHIIPVYKGGGECRLENMRTLCVACHADVTATQHTERRLTRLVAKKKLKAVMSNLKTVNKPKQKVDEPEGSCHSDVEENKDEDELIVNVPGSAYSISTASHERGNSELETSASDVLDEAQHNDVLLKGQS